A stretch of the Pedobacter sp. MC2016-14 genome encodes the following:
- a CDS encoding transglycosylase domain-containing protein — protein sequence MQFPKITVPKKYIKIGIWIIGALTVVFLIMGSIAYSKRENLLRQMMAKAIAKAKRDYGLDVKIGSANFSGLSTVHMTAISVVPKDRDTLTTIADLTIGVKLLPLTFGNVKLSEINLNSGKMNVVLKDSLTNLDFILKRKKKDSTETNSKLELSDLAERVLNQILYKIPDNMEIKNLTFQLNDNDTAQLKLLTTTATIDDGDLKSTILVNGNESTWHLNGTVKPGKKQMDVLFFADGKKVELPFLERKMHVKLNFDTIRTEMKSAEYSGSDFKITGSWSVKNLLINHPKIASNDIVVPDAKIDADLLVGKNYIALDSTSTIFLRQAELHPYLKYTLSPNKIYEVKLHAAEQEAQNLLNAFPQGLFESLEGLKVSGKVKYDLNFYLDSSIPDSVQFNSSLTPSNLKILKWGKTNLQKINSSFVYTPYEYGKPMRDITIGPSNPNFTPLSQISSNFKNAVLTSEDPSFFTHKGFVQESIRRSFAVNLKEKKFVRGGSTISMQLVKNVFLSRKKTLARKAEEILIVWLIENNRLISKQRMLEVYCNIIEMGQNVYGIGEASRHYFSKNPADLTIGEGIFFANIVPRPKIALYKFRGDGGLKDYLYPYFKYMGNIMARRGLTPVDTNGYGFYNVRLREGLRQYLLPDSTPVDTSGFDDEEMPAIQTQDESKNLFDRIFGKKDTTNSSVRPDTTKSKKQLRQERREEKRKQKEMEKQSKLGA from the coding sequence ATGCAATTCCCAAAAATAACAGTCCCCAAAAAGTATATAAAAATCGGAATCTGGATTATAGGCGCTCTAACGGTAGTTTTTCTCATTATGGGCAGCATTGCATATAGCAAAAGGGAAAACCTGTTAAGGCAAATGATGGCTAAAGCCATTGCCAAAGCAAAGAGGGACTATGGCCTTGATGTAAAAATTGGATCGGCCAACTTTAGCGGATTGAGCACCGTTCATATGACCGCCATTAGTGTGGTGCCAAAAGACAGAGATACCTTAACCACTATAGCAGACCTTACCATAGGCGTAAAGCTATTGCCTCTTACTTTTGGAAATGTAAAACTCTCCGAGATCAACCTGAATTCAGGAAAAATGAATGTGGTATTAAAAGATTCTTTAACAAATCTTGATTTCATACTAAAACGAAAAAAGAAAGACAGTACTGAAACCAATTCCAAGCTGGAACTTAGTGATTTAGCAGAAAGGGTGCTAAACCAGATTTTGTATAAAATCCCCGATAACATGGAGATCAAAAACCTGACGTTTCAGCTTAATGACAATGACACAGCTCAGTTAAAACTGCTAACCACAACGGCAACTATTGATGACGGTGATTTAAAATCTACCATTCTTGTAAATGGAAACGAATCAACCTGGCATTTAAACGGAACCGTTAAGCCAGGCAAAAAACAGATGGATGTGTTGTTTTTTGCCGATGGCAAAAAAGTTGAATTGCCATTTTTGGAAAGGAAGATGCACGTAAAACTTAATTTCGATACCATTAGAACCGAAATGAAAAGTGCGGAGTACAGCGGCAGCGATTTTAAAATAACAGGATCCTGGTCTGTAAAAAACCTGCTCATTAACCACCCCAAAATTGCATCAAATGACATTGTTGTACCGGACGCTAAAATTGATGCCGACTTGCTGGTAGGAAAAAATTACATTGCACTGGACAGCACTTCAACTATATTTTTGAGGCAGGCAGAGCTTCATCCTTATTTAAAATATACACTTTCGCCTAACAAAATCTATGAGGTTAAGCTTCACGCGGCGGAGCAAGAGGCCCAGAATCTTTTAAATGCTTTTCCGCAGGGACTATTTGAATCCCTGGAGGGCTTAAAGGTAAGTGGCAAGGTAAAATATGATTTAAACTTTTACCTGGATAGCTCAATCCCAGACAGCGTACAGTTCAACTCTTCCCTTACCCCTTCAAACCTGAAGATATTGAAATGGGGAAAAACAAACCTCCAGAAAATCAACAGCAGTTTTGTATATACCCCTTATGAATACGGAAAACCAATGCGCGACATCACCATTGGCCCTTCTAATCCCAATTTCACACCTTTGTCGCAGATCTCGTCAAATTTTAAAAATGCAGTGTTAACCTCAGAAGACCCCTCATTTTTTACCCATAAAGGCTTTGTACAGGAGTCTATCCGGAGGTCTTTTGCAGTAAATTTAAAAGAGAAAAAGTTTGTAAGAGGCGGCAGTACAATCTCTATGCAATTGGTAAAAAATGTGTTTTTAAGTCGCAAGAAAACACTTGCACGTAAGGCAGAAGAGATTCTGATTGTCTGGCTAATCGAAAACAACAGACTGATCAGTAAGCAAAGAATGCTGGAAGTGTATTGCAATATTATTGAAATGGGCCAAAATGTATATGGAATTGGCGAAGCATCCAGACATTATTTTAGTAAAAATCCGGCTGACCTAACCATTGGAGAAGGCATCTTTTTTGCCAACATTGTACCGCGGCCAAAAATTGCACTCTATAAGTTTAGAGGTGATGGTGGCTTAAAAGACTATCTATATCCATACTTTAAATATATGGGCAATATTATGGCGCGCAGGGGGCTTACCCCTGTTGATACCAATGGCTATGGCTTTTATAATGTGAGGCTGAGGGAAGGGCTGAGACAATACCTGCTTCCTGATTCTACACCTGTGGATACAAGTGGGTTTGATGATGAAGAGATGCCCGCCATACAAACTCAGGATGAATCTAAAAATTTGTTTGACAGGATTTTTGGTAAAAAGGATACCACAAATTCATCTGTACGACCGGATACCACAAAGAGCAAAAAGCAATTGAGACAGGAACGCAGAGAAGAAAAGCGCAAACAAAAGGAGATGGAAAAGCAAAGCAAACTAGGCGCATAA
- the hpt gene encoding hypoxanthine phosphoribosyltransferase, producing MNTIQIADKKFELLMENETINKRIRLIGIQLNVDYEDRCPVFIGVLNGSFIFMGDLLKEIEVPCEVEFIKVSSYRGTESIGTIKEVIGLPENLGNRDVIIVEDIVDTGITIKHIIDQVYLQKPASVKVCSLLYKPAALRAPVEELQYTGFEIPNDFVVGYGLDYNGLGRNLKEIYRAIL from the coding sequence ATGAACACCATCCAAATTGCCGATAAAAAATTTGAGCTTTTAATGGAGAATGAAACGATTAACAAAAGGATTCGTTTGATTGGCATTCAGCTCAACGTAGATTATGAAGACCGCTGCCCTGTATTTATTGGCGTACTTAATGGCAGTTTTATCTTCATGGGCGATTTGCTTAAGGAAATTGAAGTGCCCTGTGAGGTGGAATTTATTAAGGTATCTTCTTATAGGGGAACTGAAAGCATAGGAACAATTAAAGAAGTGATAGGCCTTCCTGAAAACCTGGGTAACCGGGATGTGATCATCGTTGAAGATATTGTGGATACTGGAATCACCATAAAACACATCATTGATCAAGTTTACCTGCAAAAGCCCGCATCAGTAAAAGTTTGTAGCCTGCTGTATAAGCCCGCAGCACTGCGCGCTCCCGTTGAGGAACTACAATATACAGGATTTGAAATTCCGAACGATTTTGTAGTAGGCTATGGGCTAGACTATAATGGTCTGGGTAGAAATCTGAAAGAAATATACCGCGCTATTCTTTAA
- a CDS encoding phosphatidylserine decarboxylase family protein: protein MTIHKEGYTTIAVSVLFIFIVNAVIDYKFADITWLRYFVYLLSLVLFVTVLQFFRNPSRSFTLSHNQIICPADGKVVVIEETEEGEYFKDKRLQVSIFMSPVNVHINRNPISGIVKFFKYHPGKYLAAWNPKSSTENERTTVVVEHENGTAILYRQIAGALARRIVWYVKEGDAVEQGKEFGFIKFGSRVDLFLPLGTKVDLQLNQVVKGGITVLGELS from the coding sequence ATGACCATCCATAAAGAGGGCTATACCACTATCGCAGTATCTGTACTGTTTATTTTTATTGTAAACGCTGTAATAGATTATAAATTTGCTGACATTACCTGGCTTCGTTATTTTGTTTATCTCCTTTCTCTGGTGTTATTTGTAACGGTACTACAGTTTTTCAGGAATCCATCCAGATCATTTACGCTATCTCATAATCAGATTATTTGCCCTGCAGATGGTAAAGTGGTTGTTATAGAAGAAACAGAAGAGGGCGAATATTTTAAAGATAAAAGACTGCAGGTTTCTATATTCATGTCACCAGTAAATGTGCATATCAATAGAAATCCTATTTCTGGTATCGTAAAGTTTTTCAAATATCATCCGGGAAAATACCTGGCGGCATGGAATCCGAAATCATCTACAGAGAACGAGCGTACAACCGTTGTTGTAGAGCATGAAAATGGCACAGCAATACTTTACAGGCAAATTGCCGGCGCATTAGCCAGGCGTATTGTATGGTATGTTAAAGAAGGTGACGCCGTAGAGCAGGGCAAGGAATTTGGATTTATTAAATTCGGCTCTAGAGTAGATCTCTTTTTACCTCTGGGAACGAAGGTAGACCTACAGTTAAATCAGGTAGTAAAAGGCGGAATTACAGTTCTTGGAGAACTATCCTAG
- the rplS gene encoding 50S ribosomal protein L19: MDLVKFVEEQVIAKNEFPAFKSGDTVSVHYKIREGNKERIQIYQGVVLQRNSTGASETFTVRKMSNGVGVERIFPINSPNIDKVEVNSHGKVRRSKLFYLRELTGKAARIKSKRV; the protein is encoded by the coding sequence ATGGATTTAGTAAAATTTGTTGAAGAGCAGGTAATCGCAAAAAATGAGTTTCCTGCATTCAAATCAGGAGATACAGTTAGTGTTCACTATAAAATACGTGAAGGTAACAAAGAACGTATTCAAATTTATCAAGGTGTAGTACTGCAACGTAACAGTACAGGTGCTAGCGAAACTTTTACAGTTCGTAAAATGTCTAACGGTGTTGGTGTGGAACGTATTTTCCCTATCAACTCTCCAAACATTGACAAAGTAGAAGTAAACAGCCACGGTAAAGTACGCAGGTCGAAATTATTCTACCTACGTGAACTAACTGGTAAAGCTGCTCGTATCAAGTCAAAAAGGGTTTAA
- the trmD gene encoding tRNA (guanosine(37)-N1)-methyltransferase TrmD has product MRFDIISVLPDLLQSPFAHSILQRAQKKGIAEIVVHNLRDYSENKQKSVDDYPYGGGSGMVMSIAPFAKCIESLKQEREYDEIIFMSPDGVTLNQSIANELSGKGNVMILCGHYKGIDQRIRDLFVTREISIGDYVLSGGELPAAVLVDAIIRLIPGVIGDETSALSDSFQGELLDAPVYTRPADWNGHKVPDILLSGHEAKINEWRHEQALDRTKQRRPDLLD; this is encoded by the coding sequence ATGCGTTTTGATATCATTTCCGTTTTACCTGATCTTCTGCAAAGTCCTTTTGCTCATTCCATATTACAGCGTGCGCAAAAAAAGGGAATTGCAGAAATTGTAGTCCATAACCTTAGGGATTATTCTGAGAATAAACAAAAGAGTGTGGACGATTATCCTTACGGAGGTGGAAGCGGGATGGTGATGTCTATTGCGCCATTTGCAAAATGTATTGAATCCTTAAAGCAGGAACGGGAGTACGACGAAATCATTTTCATGAGCCCTGATGGGGTTACACTTAACCAGTCTATTGCAAATGAGCTTTCAGGAAAAGGAAATGTGATGATCCTCTGCGGACATTATAAAGGAATTGACCAGCGCATCAGGGATTTATTTGTAACCCGCGAAATATCTATTGGCGATTATGTCCTTTCTGGTGGAGAATTACCTGCAGCAGTTTTGGTGGATGCAATAATCAGGTTGATTCCTGGTGTTATAGGCGATGAGACTTCTGCCTTATCTGATAGTTTCCAGGGAGAATTACTTGATGCCCCTGTATACACACGTCCGGCAGACTGGAACGGGCATAAAGTTCCTGATATATTATTGAGCGGCCACGAGGCTAAAATCAATGAATGGCGACATGAACAAGCGCTTGACAGAACTAAACAAAGAAGGCCTGATCTCTTAGATTAA
- the rimM gene encoding ribosome maturation factor RimM (Essential for efficient processing of 16S rRNA): protein MKQEEAFYIGYITKTKGLKGELQLFFEYDAPDLLDLDVVFVETTGKLVPYFVSAFKLQNNSTGNFYFDDIDHIDKAQPLVKKKVYLPLNKMPDRSDEDFQYTDLKGFVVSDENHGELGEILEVNEYPQQFVATISYQGKEVLFPLNEDMIVEIDEDQKTMLVELPDGLIDLYLSN from the coding sequence ATGAAACAGGAAGAGGCATTCTATATAGGGTACATTACAAAAACTAAAGGGCTAAAAGGAGAACTTCAACTTTTCTTTGAATACGATGCGCCGGATTTGTTAGACCTTGATGTTGTTTTTGTAGAAACCACGGGTAAACTGGTGCCTTATTTTGTTTCTGCCTTTAAACTTCAAAACAATAGTACAGGGAACTTTTATTTCGATGATATAGACCATATAGATAAAGCACAGCCTTTAGTTAAAAAGAAGGTTTATTTGCCATTAAATAAGATGCCAGACAGAAGCGATGAGGATTTTCAATATACAGACTTAAAGGGTTTTGTGGTTTCGGACGAAAATCATGGTGAACTGGGCGAAATACTGGAAGTAAATGAATATCCTCAACAATTTGTAGCAACCATTTCCTATCAGGGCAAAGAAGTTTTATTTCCTTTAAACGAAGATATGATTGTAGAAATTGATGAGGATCAGAAAACGATGTTGGTTGAATTGCCTGATGGTTTGATCGACCTATACTTGTCAAATTAA
- a CDS encoding 30S ribosomal protein S16, with translation MATKIRLQRFGKKGKPFFHVVVADSRSPRDGKFIERLGSYNPNTNPATIEINFEKALDWVNKGAEPTDTCRAILSYKGVLYKKHLEGGVKKGALTEEQAATKFAEWLSSKGEKIEGKKDNLVKSKDEAKQIALAAESKKNADRAAALAIKNAPVAEEVVEEEAVEEAPEAETTAAVEETPADEASAEEKA, from the coding sequence ATGGCAACTAAAATCAGATTGCAAAGATTCGGTAAAAAAGGGAAACCTTTTTTCCACGTAGTGGTAGCGGATTCCCGTTCACCAAGAGATGGTAAATTTATTGAGCGTTTAGGTTCTTACAACCCAAATACCAATCCTGCTACTATCGAAATTAACTTTGAAAAAGCTTTAGACTGGGTAAACAAAGGTGCTGAACCTACAGATACTTGTCGTGCTATCCTTTCTTACAAAGGTGTTTTATACAAAAAACACTTAGAAGGTGGTGTTAAAAAAGGCGCTTTAACCGAAGAACAAGCAGCAACTAAATTTGCTGAGTGGTTGAGCTCAAAAGGAGAAAAAATTGAAGGCAAAAAAGACAATCTTGTTAAATCTAAGGATGAGGCAAAACAAATTGCGCTTGCTGCTGAATCTAAGAAAAATGCAGATCGCGCTGCCGCTCTGGCAATCAAAAATGCTCCTGTAGCAGAAGAGGTTGTTGAAGAGGAAGCTGTTGAAGAAGCTCCTGAAGCAGAAACTACTGCTGCAGTTGAAGAAACTCCAGCTGATGAAGCATCAGCAGAAGAAAAAGCATAA
- the pfkA gene encoding 6-phosphofructokinase, which produces MTKIKNIGVLTSGGDAPGMNAAIRAVVRAGIYYDLNVTGILRGYEGLIHGDFIDMDRKSVANIIQRGGTILKTARSDEFRTAEGRKKAFEQLKKHHIDALVVIGGDGTFTGANLFTNEYDFPVVGLPGTIDNDLVGTDFTIGYDTAINTVVHAVDKIRDTAESHDRLFIVEVMGRDSGLIALRSGIGVGAEAILIPEANMGVEGLVTRLASGRKDKSSKIVIVAEGDEVGGAFNVGEVLKERFPAYDIRVSVLGHIQRGGKPSCMDRVLASRFGVAAVEGLVNGRSGEMVGQVNREILFTPFDHAIKHIDAEEVSPAWLKLVEILSL; this is translated from the coding sequence ATGACTAAGATTAAAAATATTGGAGTGCTGACTTCCGGAGGAGATGCTCCTGGGATGAATGCTGCCATAAGGGCAGTGGTAAGGGCCGGAATTTATTATGATTTAAACGTAACAGGCATACTGAGGGGTTATGAGGGATTAATTCATGGTGATTTTATTGACATGGACAGGAAATCGGTAGCCAACATCATTCAACGTGGGGGAACTATTCTGAAAACCGCCAGAAGTGATGAGTTTAGAACAGCAGAGGGCAGAAAGAAAGCTTTTGAGCAGTTAAAGAAACATCATATTGACGCCTTAGTGGTTATTGGTGGTGATGGTACTTTTACGGGTGCAAATCTGTTTACCAATGAATATGATTTTCCAGTGGTAGGTTTGCCAGGAACAATAGATAATGATCTTGTTGGAACTGATTTTACCATTGGATATGATACCGCAATAAATACAGTGGTACATGCTGTGGATAAGATAAGGGATACGGCTGAATCCCATGACCGGTTATTTATTGTAGAAGTAATGGGGCGCGATTCTGGGTTGATCGCTTTAAGAAGCGGTATCGGTGTAGGTGCTGAGGCTATTTTGATTCCGGAAGCGAATATGGGTGTAGAAGGCTTGGTAACCAGGTTGGCATCTGGCCGTAAAGATAAATCTTCCAAAATTGTTATTGTAGCAGAGGGAGATGAAGTTGGCGGCGCTTTTAATGTTGGTGAGGTATTAAAGGAGCGTTTTCCTGCGTATGACATCAGGGTGTCTGTTTTGGGTCACATTCAAAGAGGGGGTAAGCCTAGTTGTATGGATAGGGTTTTGGCCAGTCGCTTTGGCGTTGCCGCTGTAGAAGGACTTGTTAATGGCCGTTCAGGAGAAATGGTTGGACAGGTAAACCGGGAAATTTTGTTTACACCATTTGATCATGCCATTAAGCATATAGATGCTGAAGAAGTAAGTCCGGCGTGGTTAAAGTTGGTAGAAATCTTATCATTATAA
- a CDS encoding biotin--[acetyl-CoA-carboxylase] ligase, whose amino-acid sequence MQNNTFSTLFVGQNLIKLTEVDSTNNFMKAMVSNSEPLPEGTVIMAENQFAGRGQQGNAWRVEPGMNLTFSLFLTPGFLTPAQQFLLNMSISLAVCEVLQNLMGAFVKIKWPNDFYYRDKKIGGMLIENTIAGFRYKSAIIGIGLNVNQEHFDVDLARRATSVYQILQQKFDVPELLLNLCGSIEKEYLKLKSANYKCLQSAYLKNLYRYNEKALYLVDGKTVDGQIEDVTLEGLLVLRSAHSVQQYGFKEIAFVNVD is encoded by the coding sequence TTGCAAAATAACACTTTTTCAACATTATTTGTTGGCCAAAATCTTATAAAATTAACTGAGGTTGATTCTACCAATAACTTTATGAAGGCAATGGTGTCAAATTCCGAGCCATTACCCGAGGGAACTGTTATTATGGCAGAGAATCAATTTGCTGGAAGAGGGCAGCAAGGCAATGCCTGGCGGGTAGAGCCAGGTATGAACTTAACTTTTAGTTTGTTTTTAACACCAGGCTTTTTGACTCCTGCACAGCAGTTTTTGCTGAATATGTCTATCAGCTTAGCGGTATGTGAAGTACTGCAAAATTTAATGGGTGCTTTTGTGAAGATAAAGTGGCCAAATGACTTTTATTACCGAGATAAAAAAATAGGAGGAATGTTAATTGAGAATACCATTGCAGGGTTCCGGTACAAATCAGCCATAATTGGCATTGGATTAAATGTGAACCAAGAGCACTTTGATGTAGATTTAGCCCGGCGTGCTACTTCAGTTTACCAGATTTTACAGCAGAAATTTGACGTTCCGGAATTACTTTTAAATTTATGCGGGAGCATAGAAAAAGAATATTTAAAACTTAAATCTGCAAATTATAAATGCCTACAGTCTGCGTATCTTAAAAATCTTTACAGGTACAATGAGAAGGCTTTATATTTAGTTGATGGAAAAACTGTTGATGGACAAATTGAGGACGTTACTTTGGAAGGCTTGTTGGTGCTGCGATCGGCACATTCAGTTCAGCAATATGGTTTCAAAGAAATCGCTTTTGTGAATGTTGATTGA
- the rsfS gene encoding ribosome silencing factor yields MIKKKIVNLSTYLSEIAIHGIQEKKGNDIVRLDLRELNSSVSDYFVICNADSSTQVKAIADSVEEEIYKNTQTNPWRKEGQESAEWIILDYFDIVVHIFKTEKRDFYGIEDLWGDAQSTSYQSA; encoded by the coding sequence ATGATAAAAAAGAAAATAGTAAACCTCTCCACATACCTCTCAGAAATCGCTATTCATGGCATTCAGGAAAAAAAAGGAAATGATATTGTCCGCCTGGATTTAAGAGAACTTAACAGTTCTGTTTCAGATTATTTCGTCATTTGTAACGCAGATTCCTCTACGCAGGTAAAAGCCATCGCTGATAGCGTAGAGGAGGAAATATATAAAAATACCCAAACCAACCCATGGAGGAAAGAAGGCCAGGAATCTGCAGAATGGATTATTTTAGATTATTTTGACATTGTAGTTCATATATTTAAAACCGAAAAGCGCGATTTCTATGGAATTGAAGATTTATGGGGCGACGCTCAAAGCACTTCTTACCAAAGTGCCTAA
- the ftsH gene encoding ATP-dependent zinc metalloprotease FtsH, whose translation MKDNQNTKPKLLKRMPNIPKKPQKGSKFNIFWVYAAIILGLFLLQLFFSTENNKPIQYRTFETQMLLTGDVEKIVAYKAEDIVRADVFIKKDRIKQDKYKPYVGKSSFGNAGGPTVYFNAGTIEALNAQLKESQKNLPENQRVEVIVESRQNTLWSWVGSLILPLIILVAFWIFIMRRMGGGAGGAGGQIFNIGKSKATLFDKESQVNVTFNDVAGLEEAKQEIMEIVDFLKNPKKYTNLGGKIPKGALLVGSPGTGKTLLAKAVAGEAQVPFFSLSGSDFVEMFVGVGASRVRDLFKQAKDKAPCIIFIDEVDAIGRARGKNSMMGGNDERENTLNQLLVEMDGFGTDSGIIILAATNRPDVLDSALLRPGRFDRQISIDKPDLVGREQIFKVHLKPIKTDEVVDAKKLSAQTPGFAGAEIANVCNEAALIAARKNKEFVDMQDFQDAIDRVIGGLEKKNKIISPEEKRIVAYHEAGHAIAGWFLEHADPLVKVSIVPRGVAALGYAQYLPKEHFLYTIEQLTDGMCMTLGGRVAEDIFFGKISTGAQNDLERITKTAYSMVTIYGMSPVVGNVSFHDPNNEYNFNKPYSDTTAEMIDVEVRKIINDAYERTKSLLTDNRAGLEKLAEKLIEKEILFQSDLEELLGKRPFDNRTTYDEFVNGTGDQQPVAEGLVHKGIEATTDPAAPVNPSQTEA comes from the coding sequence ATGAAAGATAACCAAAATACTAAGCCGAAACTGCTTAAAAGAATGCCAAACATTCCAAAAAAACCACAAAAAGGCTCTAAATTCAATATTTTCTGGGTTTATGCGGCCATTATATTAGGTTTATTTTTATTGCAGCTTTTCTTTAGCACGGAAAATAATAAGCCCATTCAATACCGCACTTTTGAAACGCAAATGCTTTTAACGGGCGATGTGGAAAAAATAGTTGCCTATAAAGCTGAAGATATTGTTCGTGCGGACGTTTTTATCAAGAAAGACCGCATCAAACAAGATAAGTATAAACCCTATGTTGGCAAAAGCAGCTTTGGAAATGCAGGCGGGCCCACCGTCTATTTTAATGCAGGAACTATTGAGGCATTAAACGCACAACTTAAAGAATCACAAAAGAATCTTCCTGAAAACCAACGTGTAGAGGTTATTGTAGAAAGCAGACAGAATACCTTATGGTCATGGGTAGGAAGTTTAATCCTTCCGCTTATCATACTGGTTGCATTCTGGATCTTTATCATGCGCAGAATGGGCGGAGGCGCAGGTGGCGCAGGTGGTCAAATTTTCAATATCGGCAAATCAAAGGCTACTTTATTTGATAAAGAGAGCCAGGTTAACGTAACTTTCAATGATGTTGCCGGACTGGAAGAAGCGAAGCAAGAGATTATGGAGATTGTTGATTTCCTTAAAAACCCGAAAAAATATACCAACCTGGGTGGTAAAATTCCTAAAGGAGCACTTTTAGTAGGTTCTCCGGGAACAGGAAAAACCTTGCTTGCCAAAGCCGTAGCAGGAGAAGCACAAGTTCCTTTCTTCTCTCTTTCCGGATCAGACTTCGTAGAGATGTTTGTTGGTGTAGGTGCATCGCGTGTAAGGGATTTGTTTAAACAAGCGAAAGATAAAGCCCCTTGTATCATCTTTATTGATGAGGTAGATGCTATTGGTCGTGCGCGTGGAAAAAACAGTATGATGGGCGGTAATGATGAGCGTGAAAACACACTAAATCAGCTGCTGGTAGAAATGGACGGTTTCGGAACTGATTCAGGAATCATCATTCTTGCTGCTACCAACCGTCCGGATGTATTGGATAGCGCATTGCTTCGCCCGGGAAGGTTTGACAGACAGATTTCTATCGATAAACCTGATTTGGTAGGTAGGGAGCAAATCTTTAAAGTACATTTGAAACCGATTAAAACAGACGAGGTTGTAGATGCAAAGAAACTATCTGCACAAACCCCAGGTTTTGCCGGAGCAGAAATTGCGAATGTTTGTAACGAAGCGGCCTTAATTGCCGCGCGCAAAAACAAAGAATTCGTAGACATGCAGGACTTCCAGGATGCTATTGACCGTGTTATAGGTGGTCTGGAGAAAAAAAATAAAATCATCTCTCCTGAAGAAAAACGGATTGTTGCTTACCACGAAGCCGGACATGCTATTGCCGGATGGTTTTTGGAACATGCAGACCCATTGGTTAAGGTATCAATTGTTCCCCGTGGTGTAGCGGCTTTAGGTTACGCACAATATCTTCCAAAAGAACATTTCTTGTATACTATTGAGCAGTTAACAGATGGCATGTGTATGACGCTCGGCGGCCGTGTAGCAGAAGATATCTTCTTTGGTAAAATATCTACCGGCGCACAGAATGACCTTGAAAGAATCACTAAAACAGCTTATTCAATGGTAACCATATATGGTATGAGCCCTGTGGTTGGAAATGTATCGTTCCATGACCCAAACAATGAATATAATTTCAATAAGCCATATTCAGACACTACTGCTGAAATGATTGACGTTGAAGTACGTAAGATCATTAACGATGCCTATGAGCGCACGAAATCTTTATTGACGGATAACAGGGCAGGGCTGGAAAAACTGGCTGAAAAACTGATTGAAAAAGAAATCCTTTTCCAATCAGACCTGGAAGAACTGTTAGGAAAACGTCCTTTTGACAACCGTACCACCTACGATGAATTTGTGAATGGAACGGGCGATCAACAACCTGTTGCAGAAGGATTAGTTCACAAAGGAATAGAAGCTACTACAGACCCGGCTGCTCCGGTTAACCCGTCGCAGACTGAAGCTTAA
- a CDS encoding lactate utilization protein: MKENVSSKELMLKKIRKALLEKRDNPYPSLEESPLYKPNTELLEVLFAEQLSAVSGNFIYCEDGIEFIENILELADKFNWRKIYCWEPELQEMLSQYEFPFYHTDKDFELAEVGITSCEALIARNGSVLVSNKSAAGRRLSIYPHYHIVIARMGQLVLDLKDGFSLLKNKYGAEIPSTISTITGPSRTADIEKTLVLGAHGPKELFVFLIDDFS, from the coding sequence ATGAAAGAAAATGTGTCTTCAAAAGAGCTGATGCTCAAAAAGATCAGGAAAGCACTCCTCGAAAAAAGAGACAATCCTTATCCAAGTCTGGAAGAAAGCCCCTTATACAAACCCAATACTGAACTGCTCGAAGTCTTATTTGCGGAGCAGTTATCCGCCGTATCAGGCAATTTCATCTATTGCGAAGACGGCATAGAGTTTATAGAAAACATTTTAGAACTGGCTGATAAATTTAACTGGAGAAAAATTTACTGCTGGGAACCTGAATTACAGGAAATGCTCTCCCAGTATGAATTTCCATTTTATCATACAGACAAAGACTTTGAACTCGCTGAAGTAGGTATAACTTCTTGTGAAGCACTCATTGCCCGCAACGGCTCTGTCTTAGTATCCAATAAAAGTGCTGCAGGCAGAAGACTTAGCATTTATCCGCACTATCATATTGTGATTGCCAGAATGGGCCAGCTTGTGCTTGATTTGAAGGACGGTTTTTCATTGCTGAAAAATAAATATGGCGCAGAAATACCGAGTACGATTAGTACCATTACCGGCCCCAGCAGAACGGCAGACATAGAAAAGACGCTTGTTCTGGGTGCACATGGACCTAAAGAACTATTCGTTTTTTTGATTGATGACTTTTCTTAA